A genomic window from Silene latifolia isolate original U9 population chromosome Y, ASM4854445v1, whole genome shotgun sequence includes:
- the LOC141630943 gene encoding uncharacterized protein LOC141630943 → MNAVFLRSGKQLEEVEKSPKWKRKRKRVSSEVVKEHPAEVVKEDEIRVEKSKQVEMVDPPKQDEPIANKAKECTPPPREYVAPAPFPQRLARPRLEKKYEKFVEILKGMNVTITFLDMITEISSYGKFLKELVTLKRKNVEVQTINLSKKCSAILTHTNKLPKNQEDPGSFSIPCFIQGVAINKALCDLGASVSLMPLSIFKRLDLGDLKPTRVSLQLADRPVKFPIGVIEDVPLVVGKLVIPCDLFVMYMPEDYNVPIILGRPCLATGGAMIDVKSGKLSLQVGEDRVEFELHKSIEAPSLGDTCCIVDILENPMEEHDPKASSMDPLETCLVSGYEVDDKDVETLAYV, encoded by the coding sequence ATGAATGCGGTATTTTTGAGGAGTGGAAAGCAATTGGAGGAGGTTGAGAAATCTCCTAagtggaagaggaagaggaagagggtgTCTAGTGAAGTTGTGAAAGAGCACCCGGCTGAAGTTGTGAAAGAAGATGAGATTAGGGTGGAGAAGTCTAAGCAGGTGGAGATGGTTGATCCTCCAAAGCAAGATGAACCTATTGCAAATAAGGCCAAAGAATGTACTCCACCACCAAGGGAGTATGTAGCACCGGCACCCTTTCCACAAAGGCTTGCAAGGCCTAGGCTTGAAAAGAAATATGAGAAGTTTGTTGAAATCTTGAAGGGGATGAATGTCACGATTACTTTCCTTGATATGATTACCGAAATTTCATCATACGGTAAGTTTCTTAAGGAACTTGTCACTTTGAAAAGGAAGAATGTGGAGGTTCAAACCATCAACCTCTCTAAGAAATGTAGTGCTATTCTTACTCACACCAACAAGCTTCCAAAAAATCAAGAAGATCCGGGTAGCTTCTCGATTCCTTGTTTTATCCAAGGGGTGGCTATTAATAAAGCATTGTGTGACTTGGGGGCTAGTGTGAGCCTCATGCCTCTTTCAATCTTCAAGAGGCTTGATTTGGGAGATTTGAAACCAACTAGAGTTTCACTTCAACTAGCCGATCGGCCGGTTAAATTTCCCATTGGTGTGATTGAAGATGTACCCTTGGTTGTTGGGAAGCTTGTCATACCATGCGATTTATTTGTAATGTATATGCCCGAGGACTACAATGTGCCTATTATCTTGGGGCGACCTTGCCTTGCCACCGGTGGAGCTATGATCGATGTGAAGAGTGGCAAGTTATCTTTGCAGGTGGGTGAAGATAGAGTGGAATTTGAACTCCACAAGTCTATAGAAGCCCCATCTCTAGGTGACACTTGTTGCATCGTAGACATTCTAGAGAATCCCATGGAGGAGCATGacccaaaagcttcctctatggatCCTTTGGAGACTTGTCTTGTTAGTGGGTATGAAGTTGATGACAAAGATGTTGAGACTCTTGCATATGTATAG